The Paenibacillus sophorae genome has a segment encoding these proteins:
- a CDS encoding carbohydrate ABC transporter permease, with protein sequence MRKNTNWLATTLIALGSILILFPLYMAVSIALKNPEEMAQSIFSLPTGLHFENFSNAIKATDFFHALQNSAVITVISVGFILLTNSLVSYAIARNMNRRFFKLLYLYFVSAMFIPFQIIMLPVVKVTTDLSMNNIPGLILLYIVYGLPFNVFVYVGYIRSIPLELEEAATVDGTSTWGTFWKIIFPLLGPISATVIILSSLSTWNDFLLPLILLADPSQYTLPLVQYVFQGQFSTDFNLAFASYLLALLPMIVVYLSAQKWIISGITQGAIK encoded by the coding sequence ATGAGAAAAAATACCAACTGGCTGGCGACCACACTCATTGCGCTCGGTTCTATCCTGATTCTGTTCCCGCTCTACATGGCTGTCAGCATCGCGCTCAAGAATCCCGAAGAGATGGCACAGTCCATTTTTTCACTGCCGACCGGGCTGCATTTTGAGAATTTCAGCAACGCCATTAAAGCGACCGATTTCTTCCATGCTCTTCAGAACAGCGCAGTCATCACGGTTATTTCGGTTGGATTTATCCTGCTGACCAACTCGCTCGTCTCCTATGCCATAGCAAGAAATATGAACCGGAGATTCTTTAAGCTCCTGTATCTGTATTTCGTCAGCGCCATGTTCATTCCGTTTCAGATCATCATGCTGCCTGTTGTAAAGGTAACGACCGATCTCTCCATGAACAATATTCCCGGTCTCATTCTCCTGTACATCGTATACGGTCTTCCGTTCAACGTGTTCGTCTATGTCGGATATATCCGTTCTATCCCGCTTGAGCTGGAAGAAGCCGCGACGGTCGACGGCACATCGACCTGGGGAACTTTCTGGAAGATTATTTTCCCGCTGCTCGGTCCGATCAGCGCAACGGTCATTATTTTGTCCAGTTTGTCAACCTGGAACGATTTCCTGCTCCCGCTCATTCTGCTTGCCGATCCAAGCCAATATACGCTGCCGCTTGTGCAGTACGTATTCCAGGGGCAATTCAGCACCGACTTCAATCTGGCTTTCGCCTCCTACCTGCTGGCGCTGCTGCCGATGATCGTCGTTTACCTGTCCGCGCAAAAATGGATCATCAGCGGTATTACGCAGGGTGCGATTAAATAA
- a CDS encoding carbohydrate ABC transporter permease: protein MAKRRIAYYLMTIPALFLFFAFHTFPALQGIFYSFTNWDGFSDGYAFVGFKNFINVFKDENVLNSYFFTFKYAIAATILINVISLLIALGLNAKIKAKNFFRGVYFLPNVLGVLIVGYIFNYLFSNAFTVWGAKLGSDFLSQNILGNPDWAWVGIVIVGVWQGIAYNTILYLAGLQTIPADLYEASSLDGASKWKEFWSITFPMLASFFTINMVLAMKGGLMIFDQIVALTGGGPGRSTQSIALLIYQGGFTGGEFAYQSANAVIYFIVIVAISLFQIKVLQRREMDL from the coding sequence ATGGCTAAACGCCGGATCGCATATTATTTGATGACCATACCCGCGCTGTTCCTGTTTTTTGCTTTTCATACCTTCCCCGCCCTTCAAGGCATTTTTTACTCCTTTACCAACTGGGACGGTTTCAGTGACGGATATGCTTTTGTCGGTTTCAAGAACTTCATCAACGTGTTCAAAGACGAGAACGTGCTTAATTCCTACTTTTTTACATTCAAGTACGCCATTGCGGCCACCATTCTTATCAATGTCATCAGTCTCCTGATTGCGCTGGGACTGAACGCCAAGATCAAAGCCAAGAATTTCTTCCGAGGCGTATACTTTCTGCCGAACGTGCTCGGCGTCCTGATTGTCGGCTACATTTTTAATTACCTGTTCTCCAATGCCTTTACGGTATGGGGCGCAAAGCTCGGAAGCGACTTCCTGTCGCAGAATATTCTCGGAAATCCCGACTGGGCATGGGTGGGTATCGTTATTGTCGGCGTCTGGCAGGGCATCGCTTATAACACAATCCTCTATCTTGCCGGCCTGCAGACGATTCCTGCGGATCTGTATGAAGCCTCCAGTCTGGATGGGGCCAGCAAATGGAAAGAATTCTGGAGCATTACCTTCCCGATGCTTGCATCCTTCTTCACCATCAATATGGTTCTGGCCATGAAGGGCGGACTTATGATCTTTGACCAGATCGTCGCTTTGACCGGAGGCGGACCGGGACGCTCCACTCAGTCGATCGCTCTGCTGATTTATCAAGGCGGATTCACAGGCGGAGAATTTGCGTATCAATCGGCGAACGCCGTCATCTATTTTATCGTTATCGTAGCGATTTCTCTGTTTCAGATTAAAGTTCTACAAAGACGGGAGATGGACCTGTAA